One stretch of Anabrus simplex isolate iqAnaSimp1 chromosome 3, ASM4041472v1, whole genome shotgun sequence DNA includes these proteins:
- the LOC136866181 gene encoding piggyBac transposable element-derived protein 3 isoform X5, with product MAASNHRPRGVNCPDDDEIVRLLQDFDSDQSVSDEDYVDWDPPVILTSVQGELSESGDDDDDDDDEACNYRSSLQTFRSTVQDIDQHPTTPTSSRKRSDVWKAKPFPEIAVSPLSQQQLQNSSVVGTPLDYYERYLTNQLFDSDAHYTNCYCLAKMGKELCTSAVEIKTFCGMHLIMGCIPYPRIHMYWKNGIKLEVIANAMCRDRFFPLRTCLHWVDTALPPTDEKGNKLWKVL from the exons ATGGCTGCCAGCAACCACCGACCTCGAG GTGTAAACTGTCCTGATGATGACGAAATTGTTCGATTACTACAAGATTTTGATTCCGACCAGTCTGTCAGTGATGAAGATTATGTTGATTGGGACCCTCCAGTTATATTGACTTCAGTCCAGGGTGAGCTGTCAgaaagtggtgatgatgatgatgatgatgatgatgaagcatgTAATTATAGGAGCAGTCTTCAGACATTTAGGTCTACCGTACAAGATATTGACCAACATCCTACCACACCCACTAGTTCTCGCAAAAGGTCTGATGTTTGGAAAGCAAAGCCATTTCCTGAAATTGCAGTATCACCACTAAGCCAACAACAACTGCAG AACTCTTCCGTGGTTGGAACACCCCTGGATTATTATGAACGGTACCTCACCAACCAATTATTTGACTCAGATGCTCACTACACCAACTGCTATTGTCTGGCAAAAATGGGCAAAGAATTGTGCACCTCTGCTGTTGAAATTAAGACATTTTGTGGGATGCATTTGATCATGGGTTGCATTCCATACCCAAGGATTCACATGTACTGGAAGAATGGAATTAAATTAGAAGTAATTGCCAATGCTATGTGTAGAGACAGATTCTTTCCACTCAGGACATGTCTTCATTGGGTAGATACTGCACTGCCACCTACAGATGAAAAAGGCAATAAACTATGGAAGGTTCTGTGA